TGCACTCTTCTTGCTCATTATGTACGTGTGGCATTATGGGTGCAGGAAGAAGTATTTATATGATGCACATAACAAGGTTTCCATGAAATGGATACTAACACAGGGTCCCAGTCTTGGGATCATTAAGGTTCCTGGGATTGGCATTATATATACTGAATTGGCAACTGGAATCCCATCCATGTTCAGTCATTTCTTAACCAACTTACCAGCCTTTTATCAAGTGGTTGTCTTCGTCTGTGTTAAAACTGTTCCTGTTCCCTATGTACCCCATAAAGAACGGTATCTCATCGGCCGGATTGGTCCCAAATCTTACCGGATCTACCGCTGCATTGTCCGAAATGGCTACAAAGATGTTAATAACAGCGAAGATGATTTCGAAAATGATCTGGTGATGAGCATAGCAGAATTCATCCAACTGGAAGCTGAAGGTCCCCGAACTCTTGATGGCTCTGTGGATGGCCGGATGGCAGTTGTGAGGACATCTGAAAAGTTTGGAACTAGATTGCGAAGGTCAGAATCTGCATTCTTTGGAgaaagcagcagcagcagctcaAGTCCTGTGGCCTCTACGACTGTAAGTAGCAGCAAGTCAGCTTTACTGCAGAATTTGAAGTCTATGAATAGACAGGAATCAACCAATCTAAACCGAAAGCCGACGGTTCGTTTTGAGTTACTGAATACAAAATACAAGGATATACATGTCAAGAAAGAGCTCTTGGAGCTTGTGGAAGCTAAGCATGCTGAGGTAGCATACGTTGTCGGTCACTCGCATATCAAAGCAAAATGGAATTCATCATTCTTGAAAAAGTTTGCAGTCAATATGATGTACTCTTTCTTGCGTAAAAACTGCCGCGCCCCTTCCGTTGGCTTGAACATCCCTCACATTTGTTTGATTGAGGTTGGTATGACCTACCAAGTGTAGCAGAATCTACAGTTTTTATATGCCTCGAGTGTTTTTTGGTAGCCTAAGTTGCTTGGagttctgtttgtttttttttttccccgacACCATGGGCAGTTGCTGTATGTTATAATTGTGGTGTTTGACAGACTTGTCTCTCTGCAATCTTCACATGGCAAATTGGTAGAGGGTGTAAGGCTGCAGTTGAATGCCAGATTTTGTTAAATtgatattcttttcttttctttttttcatttgtagtATTAAATGTAGAACTACCGGTAATTGGGTTTGTCACATATGCTCAAATCTTAGATCATGGAATGATCCTCCAGCTtcacaccattttttttttttttctggattgtttttgttaaatatgTTAAATGAATTAATTTATTCTGAGTGGATTTTTCCTTGCATAAGAAGGCAAGAATCAAGGAGCCATTGTTGGATCCGTGAACTCACAAAGCATGGCCTTTACTCAAAAAGTATTTTGCTTCAGCTACAAGAGTGGTCTTCACCTTAAGGAATTCATTTTCATGAGAGTTTGACTCGGGTTTTCAGGCAGTCTACTAAACATTGTCTTCCTCTTTCTCTGGGAATGGGACCCAATTCTAAAAACGAAGCTgtgagaaaataatatacaacTGTAAACTGAAAATTTTCCATATATGCATTTTAGGCAAGTGTTAGTTTAATTGATTGAGTtcgaggaaaactttgtccttccGAGTTAACTTTAACCCAATTTGGAAGAGAGTTTGAGAATTTTCCCTGAAGTTTAGTTGGTTGAAACacaaagctttttattttatgttttattatttttttttttcataataaaaagaattgattgatgtgatataaagatgaaacacgtttcaaattttttgtaagaaaaaagtaaagaaagttgtttattaatgtgaATAAAGGAATTTGACTtttagagaaatgaaaaaggagaaaaaaaactTGTTGCCAAACCACCGCTAAATTTTGCACTCAATCAAGAGTTTAGCTAAGTTTTATaattgagaaatgtttttttttttttttttttttacatctttTGTACATTGTTGTCCATCAATTGAAATTTGTGAGGatcctacaaatctaatgattaatttgcaAGAGTGATTGActgcaaatataaaaaaataaaaaataaaaaaatgtatatgtaGCAAGTCTCTTTATAATTTCTGCTACCATTCTCCATTTTACACCATTTTAATAATAAGGAAAGGGCAAAATGTACCATTCAACTTATATTAAGGTTATAAAGTACATAATCTAAAATTAGATAACCAATGGTTTTCAATGGCTCCAATACCTAATTAAATTACATTCATATAATtgaaggttaaaaaaaaaaaaaaaaaaaggtgtaaaGGTCATCTCACTTTATACCTCTTGTAATTAATGTGCGGTGTAATTTGTCTATCAAAAATAAACTCTCCTCGTATACGGACGTGGGagctaatttaattattacCAAGTAGGCTAACAcctaacaaaaatatatttgctTTGACTAGCCAAAACAAAGGGGCATTTACACCTACCAAGATtgaaaaggcaaaaaagaaaataaaaaataaagctatGTATTCTCTTTGTCCTTGCATAATCACGATTCACATACGATAATTGAttgcaattttttgtttgaattctagtttatctaattttaattatgagaCTCACTCATACACATAAACTCCATCGAAAACCGCTCTCAATTATCTACATTCAAGGATCCGAATTGGCAAGGATCCCAATCCACGTAATCATTcctatcatttttttctaaatgtttATTCATtactaaagaaaaaaagcacTAATAATTTTCTTACTCCCACCTTTTTCCAATTGTATTTCTTAAAAACCATGTGCTTTcgaataaaatattacttagaTATAGAAGGAATGGTAAATACCAATTAAAATGAGGTCAGTTCTTACgtattctaaaattattattatttaaaaaaaaaaaaaaaaaaaaaaaaagccataacaacaacaataattcaCGAGTTAAACGCCAATTCCCAAATTCCCCAATTCCCAAGCAACCAAAAATTTCTCCACCAGAAAAATATTTCACATTCCCATCTCACAACGGCATTTCAAATCCCGCTGTCCCCTTGAAAAACCCAAATCCCAATCTcctttttctccctctttcttCTTTATGCAGCTGTTGGGAGCTTCTCTTTGATCCGCACTCACTATGTTGAGCTCTTCCTGTTCTCACTCTCTCCCCCACCGCCCCTTCCTTCTCCCCCCTCTCTCTCGGATTAGGGTTTCCAACCGACCCGGAACTCTGTGCCCGAATACCCGAACTCTTCGGAGCTTTCAACCTCATTCGACCCTCTCAAAGAACGTAAGCAATTGTAAAGTTGTTAGTTTTTGTAATAAGTTTGCGTAcccttttgtttattttttcaatatctGTTTGGGTTGGTGAATTGAATGCCTGATTAGCGTTTAGCTCTGTTTGACTGCTGAGAAAATACtggaaaatgaagaagatgaaaaaaattctaaattttaagTATTCCTAAAGACTTGTATATGGCTTGGTTGAACATAGGTTTAGTTATTGTTTAAGTTTTGGTGAATTGAACTCTATGCCCGAATACCAAAACTTTCCGGAGCTTTAAATCTCATTCGACCCTCCCGAAAAACATAAGAGCAATTGtaaagttgtatttttttttctatgaaattagATACccttttgtttatatttttcaatatctGTGTTATTTTTGGTGAATTGAATGTCTGATTACCGTTTAGCTGTTTGGTTGCTCAGAAAATACTGGAAAAGGTCAAAAATAAATGCTAACTTTCAATTTTTGCTATAGACTTGTATATGGCTTCGTTGAGTTTAGGGTTagttattgtttaatttttgttgaatGAATGTCTAATTCATGTTTATCCCTATTTGGTCGCTGagtaaacacacacacacacaagctAAATTTTAAGTCTTATCAAAGACTTTTGTATGGATTGGTTGAGGTAAGCTTTAGTTACtgttttgaaacattgggaTTACTTGTTATTGATATTTTGGATATGAATTAAGTAACTCAGAGTtcatttttgttaacttttttgtgtttatatttATTGAGAGTGCTGGGTTGCTTAGACTTTTCTTTTTGCTAGATTATTTTGCAGAGATTGAAAATATCATGCTTTAGGCATGAAGATTTTGCTTCAGAACCCCCAAAGACTGAATTTGTTGAACATTATCTGCCTGAGGAGTCAGTGAATTCAGAAAATGATAAGTCGAGTGCCAGTAAAAGAGATTGGACATCGAGTCTTCGGGAGGTAATACCTTCTTTTATGATTCATCCTATATTATGGTTGTCTGATGTCATTCTTTATTTTCTGGCTTATGTATGTGCTTTGAATGGTTTAGTGTTTGAGATATGTAGAAGAACTAAATATTCACTGGCTAATTGGACAAAGAGATCTTTATTAGAAAGTAAATCTAAGAGTTATTAGCTTTATAGCAATGTTGTTGTAACTTAGTATTGAGAAGTTGGTTTGGTTCATTGTTCCCTGAATTTGTGAGGCAGTTGGTGTTTGTACTGAAGCTGCTCTTAGATCTGAAGTTGTAGAGTTTTCCCTACAGTTTGTAAGTTAATTGACTTCTTGACCAACCATGCTTggtaataatatattttcatgtGGTATACTAAACCTTGAATGGATTCAGCGACATAGGCTACAGGAAATAGTTGTGTATGGGATTGGAATTTTGATACAAAATTTATTATGTGGATTTGCATGACAGCTATGCTTTATATGGTAGCCTGGAAATTgaaggaaatgaaaagaaaaagttgtttcTCATATTTCCACTGTAACGCCAAGATGTTgctaaaatgaatttttatgtttttttccttttgccaTCACTTTCAAAGTAATTTGATGGTGAGCTTTGACCGTATATCCGGAAAGGGgaataaaattttactttttgacTAGGAAATAGTTTTGGTTGTGCTGCAATAACCTATTTTTGCTGATTATGAAGTTGTAAACATATGCCATATTTGTTAGGATACACCAAGGAGTTCACTAAGTGGCTTGATTAATTTGCAGGCTGCAAATGCAGTGTTTAGGGTGATTGGGAGCCAGTGGACTGTACCTTGGACGGCAGAGACCATACTGCAGGTTATGCTTCTTTGGATTGCTGCGTTTTGGTTTATAGGCTCATGGATGATTCCATTTGTGGCCCATGTAGCAGGTTTCAACAAGGAATCTCTGACTCATAGAGGACAAGCTTTATTCAGCCTCATAACCGATGTAACTGAAGGCCTTGCTGGAATTGCAATCCTTCATCGATGCCTGTCTAGGTTTCGGCCACTTCCACCTGATTGGTTTAAGTTTAGTCTGAAAGGGAACTGGCATGCTGATGTCATTCTGGGATGCTTAATGTTTCCGTTGGTCAACCGGGTCTCACTATTCAACCTTAACCTACTGCCTCTTTTGCCTTCTACGCCTGGCACCCTCTCAAGCGTTGAGCAGTCAATTATGGCTCGGGATCCTGTGGCAATGGCGTTATATGCGGTAGTAGTTTCAATTTGTGCTCCAGTCTGGGAGGAAATAGTGTTCCGCGGTTTCCTTCTTCCTTCCTTGACCAAGTACATGCCTGTATGGTGTGCAATACTGGTGAGCTCAGTCGTCTTTGCTCTAGCACATTTTAATGTACAGAGGATGCTACCGCTTATTTTTCTTGGGATGGTAATGGGTGTTATTTTCACACGGTCAAGGAATCTATTACCATCAATGCTCTTGCATAGCCTTTGGAATGGATTTGTGTTCTTAGATTTAATGAAATAGCTTCTCAAAGTTGTACTTAATATATAGTTGAGTGATGGGTCAAATCCATTATCAATGGAAGCACAACTTCAGGCTGATTCCAGGGGCTGCAATTCTTCCGAGGACCAGACTACGCCCCCCATATACATACAAGGATGGATGGATGCAATTCTTCCACCAGCTGaatgcaagagagagagagagagagagtatcaGGTATTGGGGGTGACGAGCTTTTCCATCAAATCTTGTATTTTGAGAGCATCAATTCACTGCATTGTTCATGTCTCTGATGACATACAGGCTATAAGGTCAAAAACAGAGAATGTGAACAATCATTTTCCGCAAAGGATCTTGCATTTCCAGCAATGTGAAACTTGGTTGTAAATTTCTCTGATGAGCTTGAGCTATGTGCTTGTGTGTGTCGTTTACATTTTgggaattaaattaaaaataaaaaaaataaaaataaaaatgtgccGGCGAAATAGGATTCTGATGAGGAACACAGCTACGAACAACAAACTCACCAACTTTACAATTAAGCATCTGCTATCAACAACACACTGTCTAAAACTAAACAACGCTATTTTTGCAACAAAGAATATTATCTGATGGATAGTCCCAATTGACACCAGCCATTAATTGATTTCTCACTTCCCAACCGATATTCTTAAAATCTGTTCTCAGCGTTT
This genomic interval from Corylus avellana chromosome ca3, CavTom2PMs-1.0 contains the following:
- the LOC132176635 gene encoding uncharacterized protein LOC132176635 isoform X1, coding for MLSSSCSHSLPHRPFLLPPLSRIRVSNRPGTLCPNTRTLRSFQPHSTLSKNIILQRLKISCFRHEDFASEPPKTEFVEHYLPEESVNSENDKSSASKRDWTSSLREAANAVFRVIGSQWTVPWTAETILQVMLLWIAAFWFIGSWMIPFVAHVAGFNKESLTHRGQALFSLITDVTEGLAGIAILHRCLSRFRPLPPDWFKFSLKGNWHADVILGCLMFPLVNRVSLFNLNLLPLLPSTPGTLSSVEQSIMARDPVAMALYAVVVSICAPVWEEIVFRGFLLPSLTKYMPVWCAILVSSVVFALAHFNVQRMLPLIFLGMVMGVIFTRSRNLLPSMLLHSLWNGFVFLDLMK
- the LOC132176635 gene encoding uncharacterized protein LOC132176635 isoform X2; amino-acid sequence: MLSSSCSHSLPHRPFLLPPLSRIRVSNRPGTLCPNTRTLRSFQPHSTLSKNRLKISCFRHEDFASEPPKTEFVEHYLPEESVNSENDKSSASKRDWTSSLREAANAVFRVIGSQWTVPWTAETILQVMLLWIAAFWFIGSWMIPFVAHVAGFNKESLTHRGQALFSLITDVTEGLAGIAILHRCLSRFRPLPPDWFKFSLKGNWHADVILGCLMFPLVNRVSLFNLNLLPLLPSTPGTLSSVEQSIMARDPVAMALYAVVVSICAPVWEEIVFRGFLLPSLTKYMPVWCAILVSSVVFALAHFNVQRMLPLIFLGMVMGVIFTRSRNLLPSMLLHSLWNGFVFLDLMK